Genomic window (Synergistaceae bacterium):
AGACAAGCCTTTCTTTACGGGAATGATGTTGCCATTGAGTTCCGCTGTTCTCTTCAGATTTTCGAACGTGGTATCAGTAGGCTCGAAAGCGTAAACAGTTGCCCCCTTCACAGAGGCATAGGCTGCGAAGTCTCCTATCCAGCTTCCAGCGTCAATAACTATGTCTCCGGGTTGAACGGTAGCACTGACCTTGTCGTTCATAAGTCCGTACGGCCCCTCATTCAAGCACGCATTACAGAAGTTGAAGGTCTCCTCGCTGTAATCATCATTACACCACACGTAACTTCCGAAAGAACCCTCGAAGATGAACTCCCAGAAGAGTATTGCGTCTTCACCAGTCAAGGCAGGAAGTTTAGCATCACGGATCTGATACACATCGCCCTGTGTGAAAATTGCTGACATCCTTCGAGCGTGTGCCTTGCCGTAAAATCTTGTTGTCTTCCCTAAGAACTTTCCGGCTATACTATCCATATACCGCA
Coding sequences:
- a CDS encoding FkbM family methyltransferase, giving the protein MDSIAGKFLGKTTRFYGKAHARRMSAIFTQGDVYQIRDAKLPALTGEDAILFWEFIFEGSFGSYVWCNDDYSEETFNFCNACLNEGPYGLMNDKVSATVQPGDIVIDAGSWIGDFAAYASVKGATVYAFEPTDTTFENLKRTAELNGNIIPVKKGLSDEKTHAHFFVNTVGNSGANRIDASSGDFTEAPSGIDTITLDDFVRENNLPRVDFIKADIEGFERHMLAGAQETLARFAPKLALCTYHLPDDPEVMARLILQANPRYNIVQKRCKLFASVL